In Corynebacterium matruchotii, a single genomic region encodes these proteins:
- a CDS encoding MFS transporter, with protein sequence MMRQETKRLATITVLLGFFVIMLDTTIVNVSLAHIGKDLHGTTASLQWVVDAYTLSFAALLLSAGTACDRLGAQRIYLFGLILFALFSIACALSPSMEILISARALQGVGAAMVVPSSLALISEMYSDHKERAKIIGLWGAAGGIAAALGPIIGGVLVSTTGWRAAFWVNIPIIGVLAILTISFIPRRVPQASNSFDVLGQTTSIISLSLLTYLVITWGERGWNTTQLPALLMVLLCMGLFLIIEWKNPTPMLPLTLFKTQAFSISSIVGFCLNFSFFGQLFVLSLYFQKYLGWSPWIAGLAMVPQATSAIVASPLGGRFSAKFNPYSAMFVGLSVGALGFSSLVVINESTPYVLVALLTFCAGFGMAFAMPAATSAAINAVPYEFAGIAGGIINAARQTGSVFGVAILGIMIAEGNFLAGFHHAVLMAGGVFALAAVLVMLASRHPS encoded by the coding sequence ATGATGCGTCAGGAAACCAAACGCCTTGCCACCATAACGGTGCTGCTAGGGTTCTTCGTCATCATGCTTGACACCACCATTGTGAACGTGTCACTTGCACATATAGGCAAAGATCTTCATGGCACTACGGCATCATTACAATGGGTTGTTGACGCCTATACGCTCTCATTTGCCGCATTATTATTGAGCGCCGGTACTGCGTGTGATCGCCTTGGTGCTCAACGAATATACCTGTTCGGACTAATCCTCTTTGCATTATTTTCTATTGCCTGTGCGCTATCACCATCAATGGAAATCCTCATCAGTGCCCGAGCACTCCAAGGGGTTGGCGCCGCAATGGTGGTACCTAGTTCCCTTGCTTTAATCTCTGAAATGTATTCCGACCATAAAGAACGCGCAAAAATAATTGGATTATGGGGAGCAGCCGGTGGCATAGCCGCAGCACTTGGCCCAATCATAGGCGGAGTACTGGTTTCAACGACAGGGTGGCGAGCCGCATTTTGGGTCAATATCCCCATCATTGGCGTGCTTGCCATTCTCACGATATCTTTCATCCCCAGGCGGGTACCCCAAGCCAGCAACAGCTTTGATGTTTTAGGGCAGACAACATCAATTATCAGCCTGTCTCTACTGACATACCTCGTGATTACTTGGGGTGAACGTGGCTGGAATACTACACAACTGCCAGCATTATTGATGGTTCTGCTATGCATGGGGTTATTCCTCATCATTGAATGGAAAAATCCCACCCCGATGCTGCCATTAACGCTCTTCAAGACCCAAGCATTTAGCATCTCATCAATAGTTGGTTTTTGCCTTAACTTCAGCTTCTTTGGTCAACTTTTCGTGCTCTCGCTCTATTTCCAAAAATATTTAGGATGGTCGCCATGGATAGCTGGTTTAGCAATGGTGCCACAAGCAACATCGGCCATCGTTGCATCACCATTAGGAGGCAGGTTCTCTGCCAAATTTAACCCTTACTCCGCAATGTTTGTTGGCCTGAGCGTGGGGGCACTAGGCTTCTCAAGCCTGGTTGTTATCAACGAGAGCACCCCCTATGTTCTGGTTGCACTGCTAACATTTTGTGCCGGTTTCGGAATGGCATTCGCTATGCCGGCTGCAACCTCAGCGGCAATTAATGCCGTTCCGTACGAGTTTGCAGGCATAGCTGGTGGCATTATAAATGCTGCACGTCAAACAGGAAGCGTGTTTGGGGTCGCCATATTAGGCATCATGATCGCCGAAGGGAATTTTCTGGCAGGTTTCCATCATGCGGTTCTCATGGCGGGAGGTGTGTTTGCATTAGCTGCAGTACTTGTGATGCTGGCCAGCAGGCATCCTTCGTGA
- a CDS encoding methyltransferase family protein produces the protein MQRELSWLPTFFNHVPDACLFGLGGLAFATAWLWPGAVVFPTVLRWVGVAMIGVALVLIAATMSALRQARTSTNPIDAPSRLLVTGPFSWSRNPLYVAYVVALCGCALASGSWLALGCPLLGFVVMNGLIIPIEELRMAEEFGDAYRRYCQQVHRWL, from the coding sequence ATGCAGAGGGAGTTGTCCTGGCTGCCAACGTTTTTCAATCATGTTCCCGATGCATGCTTGTTTGGCCTGGGCGGGTTGGCGTTTGCGACGGCTTGGCTGTGGCCCGGCGCGGTCGTGTTTCCGACCGTGTTGCGGTGGGTTGGTGTTGCCATGATTGGTGTGGCATTGGTACTAATTGCAGCAACTATGAGTGCGCTGCGGCAGGCGCGGACATCGACGAATCCGATTGATGCGCCATCGCGGTTGCTGGTGACTGGCCCGTTTTCGTGGTCGCGGAATCCGCTGTATGTGGCCTATGTGGTGGCGTTATGTGGTTGCGCGTTGGCGAGTGGTTCCTGGTTGGCACTGGGGTGCCCGTTGTTGGGGTTCGTTGTGATGAATGGGCTGATTATTCCGATCGAGGAGCTGCGCATGGCTGAGGAGTTTGGCGACGCCTATCGACGCTATTGCCAGCAGGTACACAGGTGGTTATAA
- a CDS encoding class I SAM-dependent methyltransferase, which produces MSSGVDGAEYWNHNSAYHPWILRQIAGRSGLAALDVGCGEGLLLERLSPYCTTLVGIDPDPSSIARARRRLPQATLLTQLFDDLSTDQSFDLITMVASLHHMELEPTLYRVRQLLRPGGQFLVVGLSARKSVADWVISALSVPVASIGSALHREARDIGVRVAQPRESLAEIRAAAAKILPGARIRRGVYYRYLLSYQRPT; this is translated from the coding sequence ATGTCTAGTGGGGTTGATGGCGCGGAATATTGGAATCATAATTCGGCGTATCACCCCTGGATATTGCGGCAGATCGCCGGCCGCTCTGGGCTTGCCGCGCTCGACGTGGGCTGCGGCGAGGGCCTGCTGCTAGAACGGTTATCGCCGTACTGCACCACCCTGGTTGGTATCGACCCCGACCCGTCAAGCATTGCCCGGGCGCGCAGACGACTGCCGCAGGCCACGTTGCTCACGCAGCTTTTCGACGACCTGTCCACCGACCAGTCTTTCGACCTGATTACCATGGTGGCGTCCCTGCACCACATGGAGCTGGAACCAACCCTGTACCGGGTCCGCCAGCTGCTGCGGCCCGGCGGCCAGTTTCTGGTGGTGGGGCTATCGGCCCGGAAATCGGTGGCGGACTGGGTGATATCGGCCCTGTCGGTTCCGGTGGCTTCGATAGGGTCGGCCCTGCACCGGGAGGCGCGGGACATTGGGGTGCGGGTGGCCCAGCCTCGGGAGAGTCTGGCGGAGATCCGGGCGGCTGCCGCAAAGATTCTGCCCGGCGCCCGGATTCGGCGGGGCGTGTACTACCGGTATTTATTGTCCTACCAACGCCCTACCTAG
- a CDS encoding PhzF family phenazine biosynthesis protein: MRNFSQVDVFGATPIAGNPVAVIHDADGLTDAAMQRIARWTNLSETTFLLAPTQPGADYRLRIFTPNAELSFAGHPTLGSAHAWVGDSDRTELVQECGAGLVQLRKLDGSWHFAAPPTLRSGPLQSKDLSEHMTALGISRVLDHQWVDNGPGWAVLQVESADVVRSIRPNFLHSRPLMVGVIGRSFDGWEIRAFAPRVGVAEDPVTGSLNASVAQWFARTGKAKGSYMVRQGGNVGRNGLVHINIDDATDTVWVGGATRTIVEGSIHV; encoded by the coding sequence ATGAGGAATTTTTCGCAAGTCGATGTTTTCGGCGCAACCCCCATTGCTGGCAACCCGGTCGCGGTGATTCACGATGCCGACGGGTTAACCGATGCGGCAATGCAGCGTATTGCTCGGTGGACGAACCTGAGCGAAACCACGTTTCTACTCGCCCCAACCCAGCCGGGGGCCGACTATCGGCTGCGGATTTTCACGCCCAATGCGGAGTTATCGTTCGCCGGGCACCCCACGCTAGGGTCGGCGCATGCATGGGTGGGCGATTCGGACCGGACAGAATTGGTGCAGGAGTGCGGCGCGGGGTTGGTGCAGTTGCGAAAATTGGATGGGTCGTGGCATTTTGCCGCACCGCCCACGCTGCGTTCCGGCCCGCTACAATCCAAGGACCTGTCGGAGCACATGACAGCGTTGGGGATTTCCCGGGTGTTGGATCACCAGTGGGTGGATAATGGTCCCGGTTGGGCGGTGCTTCAGGTGGAGTCGGCGGATGTGGTGCGGTCGATACGGCCCAATTTCCTGCATTCCCGCCCGCTGATGGTTGGCGTTATTGGTAGGTCTTTTGATGGTTGGGAGATTCGGGCGTTCGCACCCAGGGTGGGGGTTGCGGAGGACCCGGTGACCGGTAGTCTGAATGCTTCGGTGGCGCAGTGGTTTGCCCGCACCGGGAAGGCGAAGGGCAGTTACATGGTGCGGCAGGGCGGCAATGTGGGCCGCAATGGGCTGGTGCACATCAATATTGATGACGCCACCGACACGGTGTGGGTTGGGGGCGCCACGAGGACCATTGTGGAGGGGTCCATTCATGTCTAG
- a CDS encoding DUF3558 family protein codes for MRTFRSILVTVGVLLLSGCAVPTMTSSSLFGGSGTGAPQGQPQAGPGSLPTEQNGRNGQNVQKGDTFAKALGAGSFAPEEQGNMLFSPCEEITKEQWQSLGWELQHLPDKESSNYAVNCILKSPEKDDSYSMLSITTDNSKYDDVIKHGKDLSSLKVTKPENVYVFDQFTEASRDSECSAGVVTNRGRLSVTLNSYVYSRSMSKPSKEEVCQQAVDSLTAMLNLPVEVSAQPKKNPTPKSSEKATPAERPTQSERARSGASNNA; via the coding sequence ATGCGTACATTCCGTTCCATCCTCGTCACTGTAGGCGTACTACTGCTTAGCGGGTGTGCCGTTCCCACAATGACGTCATCATCGCTGTTCGGCGGCTCGGGCACGGGTGCGCCTCAGGGGCAACCCCAGGCTGGCCCCGGGAGTTTACCCACGGAGCAGAATGGCCGGAATGGTCAGAATGTTCAGAAGGGTGACACGTTCGCTAAGGCGCTCGGGGCGGGGTCGTTCGCCCCCGAAGAGCAGGGCAATATGCTTTTTAGCCCCTGTGAGGAGATCACGAAGGAGCAGTGGCAAAGCCTGGGGTGGGAGTTACAGCATCTCCCGGATAAGGAATCGAGTAATTATGCTGTCAACTGCATATTGAAGAGCCCGGAAAAGGATGACAGTTATAGCATGTTGTCGATTACTACCGACAATTCCAAATACGATGATGTGATAAAGCACGGTAAGGATTTGAGCAGTCTCAAGGTGACAAAGCCGGAGAATGTGTATGTTTTCGACCAGTTTACGGAAGCCAGTCGGGATAGCGAGTGCAGTGCCGGTGTGGTGACGAATCGCGGCAGGCTGTCGGTGACGCTCAACAGTTATGTTTATTCGAGGTCCATGTCGAAGCCGTCGAAGGAAGAGGTATGTCAACAGGCTGTTGATAGCCTCACCGCCATGTTGAATCTGCCGGTTGAGGTGTCGGCGCAGCCCAAGAAGAACCCCACGCCGAAGTCCTCCGAGAAGGCGACACCGGCCGAGCGCCCCACGCAATCCGAACGGGCTCGATCTGGGGCGTCGAATAACGCATAA
- a CDS encoding DUF3558 family protein, translating into MMLRHARIILATASIVLLSSCALPTSVLPQSASGDPQPSGTAQSQGSDSGDSGTDAKTTDAGKQDSFASRTVGEALEIGKFSPEQHSQPAFNPCREVTEEQWKSLGLQVNRVDDGTTESSTICSLKVIPEQTEPAQSTIITGNFNPLSEELEKGERLNNVKINKPSYVYLYSSNKPYRDICSAGTVTNQGRVAVSYGEFSNKVAPPSAEKTCQKAVDVLEGIFNLPVLPPTAASAPPTSQAVQASPAPTTSAASPSVSGAKPTKPADSASAGETFRQKLGVGKFDDDEAVHKTFNPCKEITKKQWESLKLKVKSGEQPTLKLGPDQGDAYECFLASTDEGEHAGEAVKIAVDYLDFLTPDIGKNIVNIKANKPDYVYFYDKNSDLAEDECTAGVVTNRGRLNLTLRLGEKAAKPTKEQACQRAADQLMAISDLKAEGLENVLHK; encoded by the coding sequence ATGATGTTGAGGCATGCCCGTATTATTCTTGCCACCGCCAGCATTGTGCTGCTCAGCAGCTGCGCTTTGCCAACGTCGGTGCTGCCGCAATCGGCTTCCGGTGATCCGCAACCGTCCGGTACGGCGCAATCGCAGGGTTCAGACAGCGGCGATTCCGGCACCGATGCCAAAACCACCGATGCGGGGAAGCAGGATTCCTTTGCTAGCCGCACGGTTGGTGAGGCACTGGAGATTGGGAAATTTAGCCCCGAGCAGCACAGCCAACCCGCATTTAACCCGTGCCGTGAGGTGACTGAGGAGCAGTGGAAATCGTTGGGGTTGCAGGTGAATCGGGTAGACGACGGCACCACCGAATCGTCCACAATATGTTCGCTCAAGGTGATCCCGGAGCAGACGGAACCGGCCCAGTCCACGATCATTACGGGGAATTTTAATCCGCTCAGCGAGGAGCTGGAGAAAGGTGAGCGCCTGAATAATGTGAAGATCAACAAGCCAAGCTACGTGTACTTGTATTCTTCAAACAAGCCTTACCGGGATATTTGTTCGGCAGGCACCGTGACGAATCAGGGCCGGGTCGCGGTGTCGTATGGCGAGTTTTCCAACAAGGTGGCTCCGCCTTCTGCGGAGAAAACCTGCCAGAAAGCGGTGGATGTTTTGGAGGGGATTTTTAACCTACCAGTGTTACCGCCCACAGCAGCATCGGCGCCTCCCACGTCCCAGGCCGTCCAAGCATCCCCAGCGCCGACGACCTCGGCGGCGTCGCCAAGCGTATCTGGCGCGAAACCCACAAAGCCCGCCGATTCGGCGTCGGCAGGCGAAACGTTCCGGCAAAAGCTTGGGGTGGGCAAGTTCGACGATGATGAGGCGGTTCACAAAACGTTCAACCCGTGCAAGGAAATCACGAAGAAGCAGTGGGAATCGTTAAAGCTCAAGGTGAAGAGCGGTGAGCAGCCGACTCTCAAGCTTGGTCCTGACCAGGGGGACGCATACGAATGTTTCCTGGCGAGCACCGATGAGGGAGAGCATGCGGGCGAGGCTGTGAAAATTGCCGTGGATTACCTTGATTTCCTCACCCCGGACATTGGTAAAAATATTGTGAATATCAAGGCAAATAAGCCGGATTATGTCTATTTCTACGACAAGAATTCCGATCTTGCGGAGGACGAATGCACCGCTGGTGTGGTGACGAACCGGGGTCGGCTCAATCTGACCTTGCGGTTGGGAGAGAAAGCGGCGAAGCCCACGAAGGAGCAGGCCTGCCAGCGGGCCGCGGACCAGCTCATGGCGATCAGCGATCTTAAAGCGGAGGGGTTGGAAAACGTGCTTCATAAATAA